In Bradyrhizobium sp. CCBAU 051011, the following are encoded in one genomic region:
- the urtE gene encoding urea ABC transporter ATP-binding subunit UrtE, whose translation MLAISDLHVAYGQSEVLHGLNVSVAPNEIVAIMGRNGMGKTTLMKSLMGILPAKSGSVKMHGAELNTMQSFERVAKGLAYVPQGRMIFSTMTVKENIETGLVVSGGSEVPEDIYELFPVLLEMKNRRGGNLSGGQQQQLAIARALATKPKVLLLDEPTEGIQPSIIKEMARTLKRIRDERGLSIVVSEQVLSFALDIADRVLVIENGEIVRDDPRDSVDAAQVSKFLSV comes from the coding sequence ATGCTGGCTATCTCGGATCTTCACGTCGCCTACGGCCAGAGCGAAGTGCTGCACGGCCTCAACGTGTCGGTGGCGCCCAACGAGATCGTGGCGATCATGGGCCGTAACGGCATGGGCAAGACCACGCTGATGAAATCGCTGATGGGCATTCTGCCCGCGAAAAGCGGCTCGGTGAAAATGCACGGCGCCGAGCTCAACACGATGCAGAGCTTCGAGCGGGTGGCAAAAGGCCTCGCCTATGTACCGCAGGGCCGCATGATCTTTTCCACCATGACGGTGAAAGAGAACATCGAAACCGGCCTGGTCGTATCAGGCGGCTCGGAGGTGCCCGAAGACATCTACGAGCTGTTTCCGGTACTGCTGGAGATGAAGAACCGCCGCGGCGGCAATCTGTCGGGCGGTCAACAGCAGCAGCTCGCGATTGCGCGCGCGCTCGCCACCAAGCCGAAGGTGCTGCTGCTGGATGAGCCGACCGAAGGCATCCAGCCGTCGATCATCAAGGAAATGGCGCGCACGCTGAAACGCATTCGCGACGAGCGCGGCCTTTCCATTGTCGTCTCCGAACAGGTCTTGAGCTTTGCGCTTGATATCGCCGACCGCGTGCTGGTCATCGAGAACGGCGAGATCGTCCGCGACGACCCGCGCGACAGCGTCGACGCCGCGCAAGTTTCGAAATTCCTGTCCGTTTGA
- the urtB gene encoding urea ABC transporter permease subunit UrtB: MFGDYSIGDLGSIFVMQGFAGLILFSVYVLMALGLAIIFGQMGVINMAHGEFMILGAYVTWMTSNFFQAFLPSLFSGYFFLAMILAFLASGALGMLVEWALIRHLYKRPLDTLLATWGLSLMLQQAYRSVFGAREVGVDLPQWMLGSLKVTDSIEVPINGVFVMGLTVLITIVVAYVLYKSRWGRQVRAVVQNRIMAGAVGINTEKVDRYTFGLGCGIAGIAGSAFTMIGSTGPTSGQLYIVDTFLVVVFGGAASLLGTIASAFSISQTQSTLEFFMSGSMAKVLTLLAVVGILMLRPQGLFALKVRK; this comes from the coding sequence ATGTTCGGCGACTATTCGATTGGCGATCTGGGCTCCATCTTCGTCATGCAGGGGTTTGCGGGCCTGATCCTGTTTTCCGTCTACGTCCTGATGGCGCTGGGGCTAGCGATCATCTTCGGCCAGATGGGCGTCATCAACATGGCGCATGGCGAGTTCATGATTCTCGGCGCCTACGTCACCTGGATGACGTCGAACTTCTTCCAGGCGTTTCTGCCGAGCCTGTTCAGCGGCTATTTCTTCCTGGCGATGATACTGGCCTTCCTGGCCTCCGGTGCGCTGGGGATGCTGGTCGAATGGGCGCTGATCCGCCATCTCTACAAACGTCCGCTCGATACGCTGCTTGCCACTTGGGGCCTGAGCCTGATGCTGCAGCAGGCCTATCGTTCGGTGTTCGGCGCGCGTGAAGTCGGCGTCGATCTGCCGCAATGGATGCTGGGCTCGCTCAAGGTGACCGACAGCATCGAGGTCCCGATCAACGGCGTCTTCGTGATGGGGCTGACGGTGCTGATCACCATCGTGGTCGCTTACGTCCTGTACAAGTCTCGCTGGGGCCGCCAGGTCCGTGCCGTGGTGCAGAACCGCATCATGGCCGGCGCCGTCGGTATCAACACCGAGAAGGTCGACCGCTACACCTTCGGGTTGGGCTGCGGCATCGCCGGCATCGCCGGAAGCGCCTTCACCATGATCGGCTCCACCGGGCCCACCTCAGGCCAGCTCTACATCGTCGATACCTTCCTGGTTGTCGTGTTCGGCGGCGCCGCCAGCCTGCTCGGCACCATCGCCTCCGCCTTCTCGATCTCGCAGACCCAATCGACGCTGGAATTCTTCATGTCGGGTTCGATGGCCAAGGTGCTCACGCTGCTCGCTGTGGTCGGAATTCTGATGCTGCGGCCGCAAGGCCTGTTCGCCCTCAAAGTCCGCAAATAA
- the urtD gene encoding urea ABC transporter ATP-binding protein UrtD, whose translation MLIGHQPKPFLLAVEALTVSFDGFKAVNNLSFYVEENEIRVIIGPNGAGKTTVLDLICGKTKATSGSIQFRGKELTKLKENQIVQTGVGRKFQTPSVFEDLTVFENLEISYPRGRSVFGSLAFQRDDAVKQRVEEVAEMIFLKDRLDTYADQLSHGQKQWLEIGMLLIQDPELLMLDEPVAGMSVSERAKTAELLNRIIKDRSVLVIEHDMKFVEDIAHKVTVLHQGQILSEGTMEKVKNDPKVIEVYLGH comes from the coding sequence ATGCTCATCGGTCACCAACCCAAGCCCTTTCTGCTCGCGGTCGAGGCGCTCACGGTGTCATTCGACGGCTTCAAGGCCGTGAACAATCTCTCCTTCTATGTCGAGGAGAACGAAATCCGCGTCATCATCGGTCCCAACGGCGCCGGCAAGACCACCGTACTCGATCTTATCTGCGGAAAGACCAAGGCCACCTCGGGCTCGATTCAGTTTCGCGGCAAGGAGCTGACGAAGCTGAAGGAGAATCAGATCGTGCAGACTGGCGTCGGGCGCAAGTTTCAGACGCCGTCGGTGTTCGAAGATCTGACCGTGTTCGAGAATCTGGAGATCTCCTATCCGCGCGGCCGCTCCGTGTTCGGCTCGCTCGCCTTTCAGCGCGATGACGCCGTGAAACAGCGCGTCGAGGAGGTCGCGGAGATGATCTTCTTGAAGGATCGTCTCGATACCTATGCCGATCAGCTCAGTCACGGCCAGAAGCAATGGCTCGAGATCGGCATGTTGCTGATTCAGGACCCGGAACTCCTGATGCTCGATGAGCCCGTCGCCGGTATGAGCGTCAGCGAGCGCGCCAAGACCGCCGAACTGCTCAACCGCATCATCAAGGATCGCTCGGTGCTGGTGATCGAGCACGATATGAAGTTCGTCGAGGACATCGCCCACAAGGTGACGGTGCTGCACCAGGGCCAGATCCTGTCGGAGGGCACGATGGAGAAGGTGAAGAACGATCCGAAAGTGATCGAAGTTTATCTGGGACATTGA
- the urtC gene encoding urea ABC transporter permease subunit UrtC has protein sequence MIIHSRFFNRSELIGFIALAAILFVILPLSLDVFRLNLVAKYLTYAFVAIGLVLCWGYGGILSLGQGVFFGLGGYCMAMFLKLEASSVENTKIQSTPGIPDFMDWNQITSLPLFWQPFHSLTFTIAAIILVPGLFALIIGTAMFKRRVGGTYFAIITQAVAAILTILIVGQQGYTGGINGMTDLRTLKGWDIRPDHAKVILYFVEVVLLFACIGIAQFIRLTKLGRILVAMREQEDRVRFSGYSVANFKIFAFCMAAVFAAIGGAMFALNVGFMSPSFVGIVPSIEMVIYTAVGGRMSIFGAVWGSLLVNFAKTSLSESFPQLWLFGLGALFIAVVLAFPNGLSGIWADYVQPRIDRLLASRKSKPGGWADNSVADGAPAE, from the coding sequence ATGATCATCCACTCACGCTTCTTCAATCGATCCGAACTCATCGGCTTCATTGCGCTGGCCGCCATCCTGTTCGTGATCCTGCCGCTGTCGCTGGATGTGTTCCGCCTCAACCTGGTCGCGAAATATCTGACCTACGCCTTTGTCGCGATCGGGCTTGTGCTGTGCTGGGGCTATGGCGGCATTCTGAGCCTGGGGCAGGGGGTGTTCTTCGGCCTCGGCGGCTACTGCATGGCAATGTTCCTCAAGCTGGAAGCCTCCAGCGTCGAGAACACCAAGATCCAGTCCACGCCCGGCATTCCGGATTTCATGGATTGGAATCAGATCACCTCGCTGCCCCTGTTCTGGCAGCCGTTCCACAGTCTCACCTTTACCATCGCCGCAATCATCCTGGTGCCCGGCCTGTTCGCCCTGATCATCGGAACCGCGATGTTCAAGCGCCGCGTCGGCGGTACCTATTTCGCGATCATCACCCAGGCCGTCGCCGCGATCCTGACCATCCTGATCGTGGGGCAGCAGGGCTACACCGGCGGCATCAACGGCATGACCGACCTGCGCACCCTCAAGGGTTGGGACATCCGGCCGGACCATGCCAAGGTCATCCTGTACTTCGTCGAGGTGGTGTTGCTGTTCGCCTGCATTGGCATCGCGCAGTTCATCCGCCTGACCAAGCTCGGCCGCATCCTGGTGGCGATGCGCGAACAGGAAGACCGCGTTCGCTTCTCCGGCTACAGCGTCGCCAACTTCAAGATCTTCGCCTTCTGCATGGCCGCGGTGTTCGCCGCAATCGGCGGCGCCATGTTCGCGCTCAATGTCGGCTTCATGTCCCCGTCATTCGTCGGCATCGTGCCGTCGATCGAGATGGTGATCTACACGGCGGTCGGCGGCCGGATGTCGATCTTCGGCGCGGTGTGGGGATCGCTGCTGGTCAATTTTGCCAAGACCAGCCTTTCGGAATCCTTCCCGCAGCTCTGGCTGTTCGGCCTCGGCGCGCTGTTCATCGCGGTCGTGCTGGCGTTCCCGAACGGCCTGTCGGGAATCTGGGCCGATTACGTTCAGCCGCGCATCGACCGGCTGCTGGCATCACGCAAATCAAAGCCGGGCGGGTGGGCCGACAATTCCGTCGCCGACGGCGCACCAGCAGAGTGA